A genome region from Calliopsis andreniformis isolate RMS-2024a chromosome 2, iyCalAndr_principal, whole genome shotgun sequence includes the following:
- the LOC143188258 gene encoding uncharacterized protein LOC143188258, with translation MGGPGAGRVSRHELNAVPKSHVGHGDRALVIGEPTAPAPQSCRCHTATPERAISASGLAPAQLPPSPPPLASLHLADNGAVVIGNNNNNNNNNNNNNNNNSTTTGTPNVVSNGTKVAATMSSPPKHRRGFDPNDVNATDYRRYRRVKTKRGFVCSTP, from the exons ATGGGTGGGCCGGGAGCCGGTAGGGTTAGCAGGCACGAGCTGAACGCGGTGCCAAAGAGCCACGTCGGTCACGGGGATCGGGCCCTCGTAATCGGCGAGCCAACAGCACCAGCACCACAAAGCTGTCGGTGTCACACCGCGACTCCAGAACGCGCGATTTCGGCATCCGGCCTCGCCCCCGCCCAACTGCCGCCTTCGCCGCCGCCTCTGGCCTCGCTGCATCTCGCCGACAACGGCGCAGTTGTCAtcggcaacaacaacaacaacaacaacaacaacaacaacaacaacaacaacaacagcactACCACCGGCACGCCGAACGTCGTCTCGAACGGTACCAAGGTTGCTGCGACCATGTCCTCACCGCCCAAGCATCGAAGGGGTTTCGACCCCAACGACGTAAACGCCACCGACTATCGCCGTTATCGTCGCGTTAAGACGAAACG AGGCTTTGTATGTTCCACACCGTGA
- the LOC143188400 gene encoding uncharacterized protein LOC143188400 — protein MSIDVERRRKVEIVLVRSYVQVNVKIRVYSEDSGSGKDEKGLEREEIGLGRVSRVTNTFRGEIFGSVFDDNLVCGARCARDAVTVAEGRIRREAYIALDSTSSPSPFVSLAKKKSAVESTLLRFVAHLLDCVHQPRE, from the exons ATGTCGATCGACGTAGAGAGACGGAGGAAAGTTGAAATCGTGCTCGTACGTAGTTACGTGCA GGTGAACGTGAAAATCAGGGTGTATagtgaggatagtggatcgggAAAGGACGAGAAAGGACTGGAAAGGGAAGAAATCGGGCTGGGAAGAGTCTCGCGGGTGACGAATACGTTCCGTGGTGAAATTTTCGGTTCCGTGTTTGATGATAATCTTGTGTGTGGTGCAAGATGCGCTCGCGACGCCGTGACAGTGGCTGAAGGACGAATACGTCGAGAGGCTTATATAGCCCTCGATTCCACCAGCTCTCCTTCTCCTTTCGTCTCTCTAGCGAAGAAAAAAAGTGCAGTGGAAAGTACTCTTCTACGGTTCGTCGCTCATCTCCTCGACTGCGTTCATCAACCACGCGAGTAA